The Calypte anna isolate BGI_N300 chromosome 1, bCalAnn1_v1.p, whole genome shotgun sequence region GCAGACAGCATTATGTTTTGTTTCAACATACCCTGGTTCATTTGTGGTTTTCTCTACTATAATTAGGGTACAGCAATGTGCTAGAGGGTGAATTACATATGTAAAAACTGTACAATTAAATGAATAGTTCTTAAATGAATTTTATGTAACAGTGTTACAGGTCTTGGTGATACATACTTTCTAGTCCTTCTAAGGTTTCTATGGGCATCCTTTCAGGTGATAGCTAGCTTCTCAGCTTCTTTTTGTGTGAAACCCTGCAGTTTGTTCCATACAGAGACTGGGTATTTAAGTCACTATAACTTTGTTCACCAGCTTCTGGGTTTGGCCAAGAGGAGCTAATGGGCTCTTACTGGAAAATGTGAACAGTTAAGAAGTGCAGTGGCAAAGAACAGGAACGTAAAAGGAAAATGTCtatatttaacaaaaagaacacaagaaactgaaagaggaaaggTAAAATTAACAGAGGAATATGTGGACGAACTGTGCTTTAGGATGGTGGTTTTTCAGGACAAAAGCATGTGGGAAGTAGACAGAGCAGAACTGAATGCCTGTATGCATGCTCCATCTAGCTTGCAGTCTAACAGTTCATCTGTCAGCCCTGGAGTTCTGGGAGAGGCTGTGGCCAAGCTACCAAATAACACTGTGGATAACGACTGATTTTGGGATCCCAAAGAGCTCCTGCTCTAGGAAGCTATTTcttggaagaggaggaagacagGGAAATTTAGCCCATATGTATGGCAACTAACTTTGGACATTTCACCAAGACATATAAATCAGGAGCTACATTACCCTTTATACTTGTGATGTCAGTGCAGGGACAGAGTATGGTAGTGCTTTTATGCCAAAGAAACCAAAGAGGGAAATTGTTCTGTAGCCTACTTAGAGCATCTAACCAATCTTCAGGATCTCTTCTGAGCTTCTGGTTTGAGAAGGGGGGACTGAGTAGGCCAGTGACTGTATAAAACTGTGCAAAGGACATTTCCATTTAGatttaagaaaagaattagGAACCATAAGGCCTCATTTGGCAGGAAAGGGGGCGAAAGACTGTTATTAGGTGTGCCTAGCCCTGAATACAGGAAATCTCAGCAAATTACTGAGCCTTCAACTGTCTTATAAAGATGGATGGATACATAATCCTCCagtcatttaatttttataaagagatactcttttttttttttttctttctttctttttttctttatttctttttgtgtaaTGCTATCCCTTCCTGGTCTTTGTTCCTTTGGAAATTTTAAATGTCAGAAACTACAGGGATGAACTGAAAATCACACTAGAATtaacattttcaagaaaaacataaatattaaattgACAAAGTAATTGTTCTCAAGTCAGAAGATCTGCCATCTTGAGTGGCAAAACTCATGAGGCAGAGGAGTTGGGATAATgagtttttctttcacttctaGATTATCTATTCTGATTCTTACCCCATTTGAGGATGAATGGCTGGCTTGCAGAAACAAAGTACTGAGTCTTTCAACCTTTGGGTTTAGGCTAGCCAAAAGATCAGTCAGTCTATCAGCAATAAGCCACAATTTTAAATCTTACATTAGGATGAGAAAGTAAGTCATAGATCTTATCACTCTAAATTACTGCATTAAAAACTGAATACCACAATGACATTTAAGGAGATCCTGTAATATGAAGCTTGGTTTTTCTGGTCCAGCAGAAATTACTTGGAGTTATATTAACTTCTGGGAGTTGAACTGCAAAATTAGCACCCTTGTTAGCAGTCTCAGCACATAGGACTATGACTGAATGGTTTGTGGTTGAATTGCTGCTTAGTCCCAGAAACACATCTTGAGGCTACTGAGCAGCTGCCATGTGGTTTGGATGATTGTTGGTGTGCTATTGTTGCCTTGGAgataaaaaagacattttttttaaacaagactTCTAGTCTGCTGTCTTTCAGTGTGCCCGGTCATACTTGGTTGTGGAAAAAACAGAGAGCAGAGGCATTTAAACAGGCAGTGTTTTCGTTGTGGATGTGCACACAATACAAGACTTACATCAGCAGTTTGTTTTTCACAGGACAAAACATGACAATAAATTACTTCTGTTCCTTAACTAAACACAGGGAGGAACTTACCTATTATATAGTCTGAGCTCTGAACTCTGAGCCATTAAAATATCTTCTCCAACCAGTCAGACTGGGAGCACAGCAGAGAGATTGACTAGGGAAACTAAAAGCAGCAGTGGTTGGTACTTTTGCATATGCATACCTTGAATATtaaccctttccctttcccatccTTTCTTCTACATTTGAGAGAAACTCTGAAAGAAGGAGCAAAAGGAGGAAGATTGTCAGTTATCGTATTTCTAAACAGAAATCTGAATATGTTCTCCCAGGTAACCTTGAGGAAGTTGTCTGTGAAAAGTAACACATTTCAGTAAATAACGTTTAAATGAGGAGCTGTCCTTTGCATTTTAACCACTTTTTTAGTGGAGAATGAGGTCCAGCTGAGATCCTCTGCTGCTACATGGAGAAAATGCTGTAGAGAGTCACTGCAAGTCAGTACTAGAATAAGAGGAAAGCTAAGCAACCGGAATCTGAACCTGCACTCTGCAGCTGTAGTTTTCTGATGTCTCTCCTGGTTTCTCAGGAGATGGAAGTCCACATCACAGACCTCTCTCACAAATACTTTATTGGCCACTTCTGCCAGTCTCTGTAGAGAGATCAAGCAATGAAGAAAACCACTTCTGGttttcactattttttcatGTGTACAGCAAAATCCATCTGGAAGAATAATCCCAGAGAGAAGTTTAGGATGTAGTGGTGTACAAATATATGCATACACATTCTCTTTAATGGATACAGTAACTATTGTGTTTTGGTATCtaaagcttttgtttctcccaCTACTTAAgttttctcataaaaaaaatacatggagcACCAAAGTGTTAACAGCAGTAGGTAAATTTTGCTCAAGTAGTTGGCAGAGATCATATAGTCTTCTACATTTCCCAAAGCCACCTGCATTGTGTTGTTGACTGTGAAATTAACTTAGTCCTTGTTGACCAGAGTTCTCATGTTTTTCCCATTGTAATACATCACCACTTGCTTTTATGAAGTAGGTAAGCAAATAATCTTGTATGATGGTGACTCATATAACCAGGGGTCAGGACTCTAAAACTGTTAACGCAAGATTTTCAGTAATAGGGGAGGGCAGGGCCACAGCTGAGACTTGCAGACAGCAGTCGGGTGGGAAGAAAGTTCCTAGAGCAAAAATGCTGAGGAACTGATGTGCAACAAAGGTTATActgaagagctgctggggaCTGAGGGCATCAGCAGGGTGCCAGAATGACCCCAAGGGCATCATAGAAGGCCAAATTCAAGAATATTATCTGATCTGGTTGGGTAGCTCAGGATGGAACAAGAAGGAGGCTTATAAGTGAGGGAACTCTGGGATAGACTGATgagagggaaaggcaggggaGAGCTTATGGCAGGGCTGGAAAATGCTGGCAGAACGCAATGATAGCCCAAGCAGGAGAGGTATGAATGAGCAAAGGCAGATTGTGAAAAAAGCCTGGATTGCTGCTGCCTGTTGTAGCATGCTTTGATATTGTTAATCTTTTCCGTCATTCTTCATTTGCAGATTGCTTTCCTGATAAAAACCTTTCTCAATGTCTGGAATCTTAGGGGTTTTGAACAGCTTCCCTGTTCCAGGAGGCTGGGCTGTGTTTCTCTAAATGTGTGCCTGTAATCTGAAATATATTATTCCTGTTTGTTACGTTAGCCCATCCCTCTTGATCTGTGTTTGCCTGCCTTACAAATTACACTCCAGATCACCACCCAGGGACTCTGCTTTGCGTGTCTCAGTCACCATGGGGTGAGCAGCTGGTGTGCAGAAGCCAGGCAGACCCGTTTTACAAGTGTGTGGCTACCTGTCAGCTCAGGTGTTGGACTTAGTCTCAAATGATCTCCCTAGGGAGACAGCAGAGAAGACATAGAGGAGGAAAGAATTGAAACTGGGCAGGTCTGAGGTGGGAAAATCAGTGAGGAGGAACTTCGTGGTAAGAATTACAACGACACAAGGTAACCATCAGCATTATCAGGAGTGGCCTCAGACAAACCCAGGAACTGGCAGCATGCAATCTTCAGGAAAAGACTGCTGCAGGGCAAGAGAAGTGGTGTAATTCAGGTAAATGAGAGAAAGCACTGATGGAAGAGTAACTGatgattatttatattttttgaaAGAGTTTTATTAAGACAAATGTGACCTGAACTAAGATACAGCTCTGTAGTGTAGTCTATACATCCATGTATGTACATCTGTACCTCTGTAAATGTGTTTACTGCTTGTGTTGAAGTTACATGTAGTAATAAATTTCTGTGGTTGTAATGgtattgggattttttttttaaaaaagaggtaTGTTCTCTACACACAggttgattttaaaaaaacatgttctAGGCAGAttttaaacaggaagaaaataacaaaggaaataaattttgtaaaataattaGTCTCAGTTCACTGAAACAATGCAAAGTGATGCTATGCATGTGCATACAAATATGTTCAGTGTTTGGGTAAGTAATACATGCCTAGGGCTGAGTACTGAATTAATTAACCATTTGGCTTCCATGACTGTTGCTTGACTTTAGGGAAGCTGACTCTAATCCAAAGTGGTGCAGATATCTAGATTTTTCTATGTGTTTACCTGTTTGCGTGtatgtttgtgtatgtgtgcatgcatgAGCTACTGACTAAATTGCAAACACCATCTGTGTTAAATGCACTAACAACCTTCCAAAAGTTGTTAAATTGTGAAACTAAAGTTGTGTACACAGCTTCAGCTTAGTTTCCTTGTGTCTCCACATTTAGGAAAGCTGATTCATGTGCCATTTGTTAAGCCATGATATAGCAATGTGTTATCATGCAATTGTTCCTATCACAGTGTTTTTTACAAGAGCTAAGGTCCTTTGAAAAACTACTTGATTCTTCTATCCTGTCACTGCTTTTTTGAAGTATCTGTATCCCATTTATACTAGGGCTTGATACAGGCTTAGTAGTGACAGTTATCACCAAATTCAGAAGTCAGTGAGTAAGAAAGAGACAGGATAGCTGGCATTTTCAAAACCAGTGTGTGGTTTTGATTACACAAAAGTAAGTCGTAGATAAATGTGCTGTTGAGAGTTTGGCCTCTAAATTTTCCATGTCCCAAACAGCCTGCTCACTAAGGGGTTCAGGTTAATGTATTCCTCCCTTTTTACTATTCTTTTAACTTTTGTTTTGCAATCTACCTATGAGGAATTACTTTTAGTAATTTAGGGCAAGAGTGATCAAGAtatatgttaatttttaaaaaactatagTAGGGTGTGTCtgcattagaaaaatatttttgtcttaatCACCATTCAGTTCCTGTACCATTTCATACTTTTGTACTCAGACTTCCTCACACTGcacaaatacattaatttttgtGAGATGATCTAAGTTTAAGCACAACTCAGCACCATGAGAACTTGCATATCTCCACTGATTTGGTGCCAGTTTGCGCTAACCTTGTGAGCACAAAAGCATAATAGGGCAGAGTCCTTACTCATTTTTCTCAATGCAGTAGTGACTGATGACTTTGCCTATTTTTCCTGCTCCCTTGAAAAGGAGCCAAGTTTGCCTTGAGTTGTTCACCTCAAATGCTCAGCAATATGGACCTCATTATTCACTGTTTTATCATGATCTAGGTCTTCAGAAGTGGTCGGCCTAATTTACTTTCACTCATTGAATATGCAGCTAGACTAGGTTTGATGTAGGTTCTGCTTCTAATTTTGGACCAAGGGAAGATCTTGAGTCACTGtacatgattttttaaaaacactttgtTTACTTACAGGGTGTTACAGCTACCAGCTGTTGAAAGAAGTGTGTTAAGAGTACCAAATGTTTATAGCTGAGGCATTATTACAGCCACTACAGCAAGCTGCAGGATAGTATCAGCAGCCCTTGCCTTGCACATGGCTTTTAGTAAAATGGTGGGCATTAGAGGGGAAGAAACCTGTGTTtcactttttgcttttccatggtgtttttcttctcccttttctctctcattcaaTGTCTGTAAGTGCTTGGCTAGCCAGAGCCCATACATTGTGGTCACACTGCCATTTGGGTTCCTGCAATTCCCTTATTGCTCCCCCCTGTTTCAGCTGCACAACCAGGGCGCTGCACCTGTACATAGTGCTTGCCTAAGTCCAGACTGGTGGCCCTACTGAAAGGTCACataaaagaggaggaaaataataaaagcagtaCAGAAATGGTGACTGGAGAAACTTCAGGTTTTGCCACTGTAAAAAGGGAAATTAGGTATCATGGTTAAAGGATTTGTTTTGTCCTTTATCAGTGAGGCAGTATGCTGGACTGAAGTGAGTTACTCAGCTGTTCTGTACATGCCTGTTGAAGTTGGTCCTCAATTAGTGCATGAAAAACACctgtaagaatattttaataataaagtgGTGTGCAGTTGCTGGCCAGGAAGTCTGAAGTAGTAACTACATTAACCTCCACATCAGCTCATAGCATAGTTTAAAAGATCTAATGAAGACCGAAATGAATCTTAGGCCtagtttttatcatttttaatCAGCTGTTTTTTTAGACAGAATAGCCAATCAGTACTCAAGGATTAACACATTTGCACTGACAATGTGAACTAATGTTATTTCCCAAGTCAGGTGTATTCACTGGTAAAACTATATTCCAATAAtttgtacattttattttcttgaacaTGGGTGGATCAAGCAGCTGGGAGGTCCTGCGTGTGCTGTTCTCAAGCTGTCTGTTCCCATGTAATCCATGGAGACGTAAgactttctctccttttcagtCTTCACCAAAATGTCTGTCACTCTTCCTTCTTGATTCTGATGTCCTAGCACTTTAAATAGCATAAGTTGATCCTGATGAGAAATTAAGTCCATGAGGTGTGAGAGAGGATTGCTTATTTCAGGGCACATCACCTTCCCAGTCCAGTTTATTCCCTTGCCATGTGAATGCTGTGCTAGCTCCAAGGGGAGAGTATCCATGTGAGAATAAATAGCAGGGGACTGCAAAAATCATAGTAAGGCTTACTATGCTAGCAGAGAGTGCCTGTGGGTCCGTGCTGAAGCCAGGGATGGTTTCACAATACAGCTTTAGGAAAATTAGCCATTCACTGTCCTGGATCAGTGGGAGATCTgttttccctgctcctgcttctggATGTGGGTGTCCTGCCACTTCCTCGAGCCTTCATTGGCATTTGTTGAATTGCTTAGTATACTAATACTGCTTCTCTAAAATAACAGGGAAGTAGTGGAAATGCTGTTCCTTCAAGTTCTAGTCAGGGGAACAAATACCTTTTCAAACAGCCCCTTGTTGCTCCCATTCCATGCCTTGTCCTGAGAAGTTTTGTTCTAGAaagctcattttctttctggtcaCTGTTCCCAAAGGAAGGTGGCTTTCAGGAAGGCTTTGCAGTCTGAACCTGAGCGACATTGTTTTGAGAATTGGTGATCTGGAGGAAGGGTGGCCTGGTACTGTGGTCATTACCTTTTGTGTTTTTGTATTGCATTTCCAACTAGTTTTCTTAATTAAGGTGTTAAGTCACATTGATGTGATGCACAGTAGagagaataatgaaaaaaatgcatgtccAAGAAGGTTCTAGGTTTTGTGTAAACGACGAAAATAATGAGTTTCAACTGAAGAAGGAGGAAATCTGAAAGATTAGATAGGCCCAAGCAAGAAGAACAGCCGAAACAAATATGGTTTTCAAAGGAAATCAATTAAGAGAAATTAGGATTCAAGCATTCCAGTGAGTGAATTTCAATCTATGTAGAAGAGTCACAAACCCCCCCCCAGTGGAATTACTTGTGAATGCACAatcttttaaatggaaattctAAACTGAAGTAATACAGCCTATGGTCTCCTGTGCTCATGATCTACATGGCACTGATTTTGGTATATTATAACAAagataaggaaaacaaagattaCAGTGAAGTTTTGAAGCtcttaaagtatttttactACCCTTACCCTGGATTGAAACTGGAAATCTGTTCTCATATAAAAGTATTTGAGTGCTGCCAATACACTTTCTGCTGTGTGGTGGGTGTCCACATTAACTCAATGTGTCCCCTAGTGATAACACAACAAAAAATTTTATTGAATGTATAATGTGAAATCTGTGGATTCCTGAATTTCTATTCATGTTGCAAGGTTGGAAATGTAGGAATTTCAATAACATTACTTTTAGACCAGTAAGCTACAGAAAAGCCAAGTATGAGAATTCATTTGATTTCAGCCTGAAAAGTAGcactgaaaagcatttcagaattATCTTACTAAATGCaacttcttttcctgcttcctgtgTTTCGAGGGGGAATAGACTTGTAGAGTGCAAATGAGCTTGTCTAATCATATTTTTCCCATGGCAACACCTATGTAGCTCCATAAGAAGCAGCAATAAATGGGAGTGCCAGTGCAAATAAGTGTCAATGGTTGccagtgtttttatttctggatcCCAtagcagctctgccctgagtATGGTTGGGAAACTTGGGAGCCACCCACTGGTACCACTGCTGGGATATGCATAAATGAGTAGTTAGGAATCCATCTTATGGACAGGGCACCATTGTAGGCATTGGTCACTGcatgaaaacttttttccaTGGAGCTTTGCGGCTGTATGACCATGTTTCAGTGTGCAAGTTGGTATGTATATGCTTCTTTGTGCTTATGTGTGTCTTAAAGTGCatataatttaaatgtaaatatgcatttttagtGAGCATCTGTACAGAGCAAAGTCATTATCTGATGTTAAAATGGATCTTGGACTGTTTATGACAGATTATACAACGTGATTGCTGGCTAATGGTCCTAAAGTCTATTGTCCTGTGATGCCATCATCTCTGTTCATAAGTGTCTTTTGTATCTGTATGTATCTGAGGGTGAAAGAAGCTAGGAATGCCCCTCTTATGtctatttgtgtgtgtgtatgtgttacAGCCAAGGTGGGTTCACTTGGTGCACTTGGTTTCAGAGTGTACCTGAAAAGGTTGGTGTTACCCCTATGTTTGACTGGATACATGTTGCAGCCACACACTGAAACTAGGTGAATTTGCTAGCATATTAAGAATCAAAGGAAATAGATAATGAAACAGACTTTTTTCAATATCTTGAAGTGcagatatatttaattttcttctttctgctgcctttgttGTGCAACAGTTTAAGCCTTATTTCACCCATTAATTTTGTGCATGAGAACAAACTCTGTTTACCGTTTCATCCACTGCCAACTTCCATAAAACTGTATTAGCAGTGGTAAGAATGCCATGTGTTATTGTTAACACTTGTCATTGGGGTTaattgctgaaaataaattaagtacttagaggaaaaaaagtcccaGTGCCTACAAAAATATTCTAGATGatactgttttttaaactgtaaaatctaaattttttgtcagaatttttaagaaacagtGGCTAAATAGAAATGCCTTGCCTTTCTGCCAGTAATCACAAATCaccacatttatttttgcattaagGAAGCAGTAGTTCCAGGTGTGCTTCAGCTTATTGATAGATCTGGTAGTGCTAAGGAGTTGGTACCAGAGAGACCCACTGATaagactttttctttccttggcttTGTATACCAATAGTACTAGCTGTGGCAGGGACTGTAGTCAAGAATGACAGACATTTTGTACATATGCTGCTGATCTGTTAATTTGTTATGGACCAGAAGGTAAAAGGCTGAGCTATTTTGACATGTACAAAGGGTGTTAGCTAGAAGTCTATTTGCTGtattaaatattctttaaaaatacttaagttCATTACTGAGCTTTTGTGCACATGCCAGCCTTGAGGCCCAGGACTGCTCAATTGCTTGTGAATCACTGTAGAACAAATTTAATCTTAAATTCTGTCTGGTCATGCAGTCTATCATTCATAGGATTTGGTAGTGGATATCCTATATTGTTCTCTAAGCCTTGAAGTCCTAGTGCTGCTTCACACAACCCCTGATCATACGGAGTAGATCTGGTTTTGCTTCATAAGTCATCTTTCTTCATgataattttcattaatattctTCATGTTTgtgcagaaaacagaagttgGAAACTCTCTTGCTTGTGATCGAACATGGCAGGGGATATAAAAAGATTCACACGTGTGCTACTGGAATGCAACAGCAGTGATAAGCTATGTGGTAAgattcagtgtttcttttaaGTAATAAGCTTTCACATGCTGAAAAGGAAGGCCAGCTTTGCTAAAAAGTGGGCCAagccctttccccttctccaccTGAATCCCAGCCCAGACAGAAGGAGTTATTTGAGCACTCCCTCCATTGTGTCTTGGGGTAGAAACTTTTAGGGGTATGCAGACTTTGTGGTGGGATTCATCTCACATAATTTTAGACATTTTTGAGGAGTACTGTGTACCGTTCTGGAGTCCTCATCATAGGAAGGACATGGTGCTGCTGAAGTGGCGAACCACAAagataatcagagggctggagcacctctcctgtgaagacaggatgaaagagttggggttgttcagcctggagaagaggaggctctggagagaccttATGGCgtctttccagtacctgaaggggactGACAAGAAAGGTGGGGAGGCAtttagtgataggacaaggggtaacacTTTCAACCGAAAGAGagaagatttagattagatattaggaagaaattctttagtatgagggtggtgagacactggaacaggttgtccaaaGGAGTTGTACGtacctcctccctggaagtgttcaaggccaggttggatggggctttgaccaacctggtctagtggaaggtgccCCTGACCTAAGAGAGTTAGTTACCTGCAACATCTTTGTTAATTTCAATGTCTTCTGGTCAAATCCAAACCAGATGACTATgctcagttttctttaaattgcttcctataattttaatgaaaagagaCAAACTTGTAATTGCACATCTATTTATGATGGCACAGTTGTATCCAGCCCTTTCCATCTCCCTCCTATCCCTCTCCCAAGCCAACTCTTTTCACTGGTGGGTGATATTTACAAATGGCTAAAATTCCTAACTTCTGTATTAAAGCATTGAAATAAGTGACCTTAGTTGCAGGAGTAACAGTGTTTTTTTGCAGTTTAGATACTCTGCACCTTTGAAAAATATGATGGCAGCACAAACAGCTCTTGGTTGCTATTCCAAGGGGAGGAGGATAGATACACATTCTTTTGGAATTCAAAGTTACTGAAATGGGTTATTACTACTTTGTTATAGAGAACCAATGTGCATCAGGCAGTGCTGCTTATTTCTTggcttcccattttctttttctgttgataGTTGTGCGTGAATATCAGACTGAAGTGATTGTTGTCCCAGCTCtccttgtgggtttttttgtcattgtgcTAACTGTGATCCTTTGGCTCCACTGTCGAGGCTTGCGTGCAAAGCAGGAGCAATCATCATCTGGACACCAAggtaaaaaaagtttttcagtcAGAGGAGAGACTTGGTTTCAGGGGCCAGAAGTCAGTCCCTTTTCCCCATTGCTTGACCTGTTAGGCAACAGGATGTAAGAAGAGCCTGAGCAGTATTCAGCAATCcagtaaaaattagaaaaacttGAAACCCTGTTTTATCCCACTTGAAGCAGCAGTAGTGGAATTGCTAGTATGGATAGATCTGAGAAAACCTAAAGCAATATACCATGTACGCTGATGAACATAGTGGGTTTAACATTTCTTGAGAGTTGTTTGTTTAACAGCCTTCTAGATGCTGCTGCATGGACAGTTCCACTCGGGTGATTATGAATTACAGTAAATTTTAAGTAAATCACACCTACTTAATCCATTTTCTATATTGTcatttaagaaattttttttctggttgctgTCTACCACTTCCTATGGGGACAATAGGAAGTAGGACAGGGGCTGGTGAGGGGAACTACCAAAGTTTTGGTAGTACAAATGTATGTTGCAGTATGGAAATGAAAATCCAGTTCTGaacttattttggttttgtaaggggaaaaaatctgatAAGTATATAATAAGGGAAATAATTGTTAACAAAGGTAAGGCCTTTGTGAGAACACCTTGTGCATGTCACTTTCATGACAACTGGTAGCTGGTAATAAAAGaagttgtttgtttcttcagcaCATGGGAATCAAGTACATCTAGGAAGTTTACTTAGTTAAATATAGAAGAGCACTCTAGACTAACTGCTTTTTCATCAAATAGAGTGGGAGATCAATTCCTTCACCATTTCAAAGGCCAAGATACATAATGTACAATaacatttccttattttgtCCTGATTTAACAGTATAGAGCAAAAATTAAAGAGATAGGGTGGGCATTGCCACCTGCTACAAGAGTTCATATGCCCATTTTTATGCACTGTGTGTATTTGTTTTTGTCAGCAAATGAGAAGAATCAGTGGGAATCTAACTCAACAGAGAAGCATTATATCCAGCTGAGTGAGACATCTGTGGAAAGCCTGCTACATTCTGCATCCTTGACTCTGAAAAATCTGGAGATACCACGAGAGAAACTCTTATCAGGCAGCTTGCAACTGATTAAACATGGCTGCTATGGGAGCATCTACAGAGCACAACTGGAAGCTGAGAACCCCAGTAAGACTAAGACTGTAGTATTGAAAGCCTTACAAGGTAAGACATGTGACCAGAATCCTCTTTGATACAGATTTGTGTATCAAATATAAGATGCTGGGCAGAACTTTGCAGTCATTACTGGGCAAGAACAAGCTGTGTTCAGTATCATGTTAGCTAGTCAGCATGGTGTTTTGGTTGGAGCATCTTGGCAGGACTAAGGAATTTTTCTGTGCATGATGATTTTAAGCTAGTCACCCCATTATTTGCTGCCTCCATTGCCTCAATTGTTTTTGTGTGtcatgttggttttgttttgttttgttttttaagtttttgtttgtttatttttttcccttgttctttCAGGCCCAGACAGTCCCCAgaaagtaaagaatttcctGGGAAGAATTAAATTCCATCAAAATCTTGGCCATCATGAGAACCTGGTTGAACTGGTTGGATGCTGTGTAGACCAGCTCCCACTTTATATGATCATGGAAGATGTGTCTCTTGGTGACCTGCTGACATTTCTATGGACATGTCGGAAGGTGAGTCAGAAGAAGGGATGATAACTCTGTAAGTCATAAATGAGTGATCCTTTTAATCTCTCCATGCATCCATCTGTATCAATCTGAACTATTTGCATCCCTCA contains the following coding sequences:
- the STYK1 gene encoding tyrosine-protein kinase STYK1; this translates as MAGDIKRFTRVLLECNSSDKLCVVREYQTEVIVVPALLVGFFVIVLTVILWLHCRGLRAKQEQSSSGHQANEKNQWESNSTEKHYIQLSETSVESLLHSASLTLKNLEIPREKLLSGSLQLIKHGCYGSIYRAQLEAENPSKTKTVVLKALQGPDSPQKVKNFLGRIKFHQNLGHHENLVELVGCCVDQLPLYMIMEDVSLGDLLTFLWTCRKDVVKMDGIPYDLTERQVYEVGQQVAAALAYLEEKKLFHGYIAARNVLLHHNFTAKLCGLGLAYETHTYGDNSVTQIVPVKWQAPERLLKNPPSIKADIWSFGILLYEMITLGAPPYPEVLPSDILSYLQRQNIMKQPSSCQQAMYGIMKSCWQWHATNRPSPSDLIQCLQIAIKTSNDHAVLQVPEIVVPELYANVAGVDVHSLVSDYTVL